In one window of Hallerella porci DNA:
- a CDS encoding master DNA invertase Mpi family serine-type recombinase — protein MIYGYIRVSSDKQTVENQRFEINNFCKRQNLKIDGWIEETISGTKSYNKRELGKLLQWVKKDDLIICAELSRLGRNLFMIMEILNICMTKECKVWTIKDNYRLGDDIQSKVLAFAFGLSAEIERNLISQRTKEALARKKAEGVVLGRPKGKRTAPEKHKLYGKEEFIAQLQAHGVSQRKIAKICKVDRNTLARFLKCASGK, from the coding sequence ATGATATACGGATACATTCGCGTAAGCAGCGACAAGCAGACAGTAGAAAACCAGCGGTTTGAAATCAACAACTTTTGCAAGAGGCAAAACTTAAAGATTGACGGCTGGATAGAGGAAACCATCAGCGGCACCAAAAGCTATAACAAGCGAGAGCTTGGCAAGCTTTTGCAATGGGTCAAAAAAGACGACTTAATTATATGCGCAGAACTTTCGCGCCTTGGGCGAAACCTGTTCATGATTATGGAAATCCTGAATATTTGCATGACTAAGGAATGCAAGGTGTGGACGATTAAGGACAATTACCGGCTAGGTGATGACATCCAGAGCAAGGTGCTGGCATTTGCCTTTGGGCTTAGCGCAGAGATTGAAAGGAATTTGATTAGCCAGCGGACTAAGGAAGCGCTGGCGAGGAAAAAGGCGGAAGGTGTGGTGCTGGGGCGCCCCAAGGGGAAACGCACCGCTCCCGAAAAACACAAACTTTATGGCAAGGAGGAATTTATTGCCCAACTCCAAGCGCATGGTGTGAGCCAGCGAAAAATTGCCAAGATATGTAAAGTCGATAGAAATACCTTAGCGAGGTTCTTAAAATGTGCAAGTGGAAAGTGA
- a CDS encoding TaqI-like C-terminal specificity domain-containing protein encodes MCKWKVSVFVQQQHSVSSFDKGGESWVILSEIEQSIKRKIEAVGTPLKDWDIQINYGIKTGFNDAFIISTEKRDEILSNCKNEEERKKTAELIRPILRGRDIKRYGYVDNGLYLINTHNGVRGRIPRIKIEDYPAVKAHLDQYWDRIATRADKGDTPYNLRNCAYLEDFSRPKIVYGQFRNMSFAYDENRCFLSSNEYFINAKNLKSVLMILNSKVANFYANCSMNSLGGNTTIAQKDIFLKIPVVAQIPSHFAQQLTTLCDKILKIKKDNTDSDSSEFERKANQIIYSLYKLTDEEIAVIEGVKQF; translated from the coding sequence ATGTGCAAGTGGAAAGTGAGCGTTTTTGTTCAGCAACAGCATTCTGTTTCGAGTTTTGACAAAGGTGGCGAAAGCTGGGTAATTTTGAGCGAAATTGAGCAAAGCATTAAGCGCAAAATTGAAGCCGTGGGAACTCCGCTTAAAGATTGGGATATTCAAATCAATTACGGAATAAAAACTGGTTTTAACGACGCTTTTATTATTAGTACTGAAAAGCGCGATGAAATTTTATCGAATTGCAAAAACGAAGAAGAACGCAAAAAAACGGCTGAATTGATTCGACCTATTTTGCGCGGCAGGGATATTAAAAGATATGGTTATGTGGACAATGGATTGTATCTTATCAACACACATAATGGCGTTCGTGGGCGCATTCCTCGAATTAAAATCGAAGATTATCCTGCTGTAAAGGCTCATTTAGACCAGTATTGGGATAGAATTGCCACCAGAGCCGACAAAGGAGACACTCCGTACAACCTACGGAACTGCGCTTATTTGGAGGATTTTAGTAGGCCAAAAATTGTATATGGGCAATTTAGGAATATGTCGTTCGCTTACGACGAAAATAGATGCTTTTTAAGTAGTAATGAATACTTTATAAATGCTAAAAACTTAAAAAGCGTTTTGATGATTTTAAACTCTAAGGTTGCCAATTTTTATGCAAACTGTTCAATGAATTCTCTTGGCGGAAATACGACCATAGCTCAAAAGGATATCTTCTTAAAAATCCCAGTAGTTGCGCAAATACCATCCCATTTTGCACAACAATTAACAACGCTATGCGATAAAATTTTGAAAATAAAAAAAGACAATACTGATTCAGATTCATCTGAATTTGAAAGAAAAGCAAATCAAATTATTTACTCTCTTTACAAATTAACAGATGAGGAAATTGCTGTAATAGAAGGAGTTAAACAGTTTTAA
- a CDS encoding Eco57I restriction-modification methylase domain-containing protein — protein sequence MFTNNEFRNLFQNAFDLEAWKRLMVNYFDVQTTLKNPELLEDDSKDYKAYYLGKTETSDGYSLGFFKYDMKSSIDKRKVGLRKLVKSYLKYEVDAALVVFNDNNHWRLSFICDIKGEETAPKRYTYVFGEKENYYNTSVARFIKLQSDGISFKSIKEAFAVEALTKQFYNDLFAWYLWANDVKSNVSFPNDTNIEDDDREKLDVKIIRLITRLMFVWFIKQKKLVPNCIFDETYLTSILKNFDPESTTDGTYYNAILQNLFFATLNRAIVDEEGNKRGFATNQGYRDVKTLYRYAELFNISESEVIKLFSEVPFLNGGLFECQDKTIKLDGVEKSYNFDGFSRNSEKFRDGRFKWRAVVPNILFFEKEKGLLSILNRYNFTIEENSPNEQQVALDPELLGKVFENLLGAYNPETQETARKESGSFYTPREVVNYMVDESLQAYLGDSPVVKSVFDDDFEKDSNSENEYKAIATKLQAIKILDPACGSGAFPMGLLNRMVDILQKIHPQKSVYDLKLSIIENCIYGSDIQCIAAQISKLRFFISLICDCEKDATKPNFGIPTLPNLETHFVAADSLLSMKKQKNQIELFEDPEIEPTKQKLKEIRHEHFSAKSAAEKMRLRKEDTELRNKLAKLLIKNQSFAPDDAKQLAGWNPYDQNAVAEFLDPSWMFGVNDGFDIVIGNPPYVQLQNNGGALAKQYEKESYKVFAKTGDIYCLFYERGAQLLKPHGHLCFITSNKWMRAGYGEKTREYFTTQTNPKLLVDFAGVKVFESATVDTNILLFEKAKNEHKTICAVTSKENKDSIKNLSVFLSQNFSVNSFNGSDSWVILSPIEQSIKAKIEKVGTPLKDWDINIYRGVLTGCNEAFIISTEKRNEILENCKNEDERKRTAELIRPILRGRDIKRYSYDWANLWLVYIPWHFPLHLDNSIQGCSEKAEKEFQKQYPAIYNHLLGYKKQLSARNKVETGIRYEWYALQRWGANYWEDFSRPKLIYPNMTKYLPFVYDDKKFLTNQKCFIVTGKDIEFLTAFLNSSIFKYCFRDAFPELLGGTRELSKIFFDKIPVLQVTDKTNEKFKVLIKDIQNEYTEQKAKEIDKQIFELYGLNEGEIYAITK from the coding sequence ATGTTCACCAATAACGAATTTCGCAATCTTTTTCAAAACGCATTTGACCTTGAAGCGTGGAAACGCTTGATGGTCAATTATTTTGATGTCCAGACTACTCTCAAAAATCCTGAACTTTTAGAAGATGATTCCAAAGATTACAAGGCTTATTATTTAGGAAAAACCGAAACCTCCGACGGCTATTCACTTGGATTTTTCAAATACGATATGAAATCTTCAATCGATAAGCGCAAAGTGGGGCTTCGCAAATTGGTCAAATCCTATTTAAAATACGAAGTCGATGCCGCCCTTGTCGTGTTCAATGACAATAATCATTGGCGACTTTCTTTTATTTGCGACATCAAGGGCGAAGAAACCGCCCCCAAGCGTTATACTTATGTTTTTGGAGAAAAGGAAAACTATTACAATACGTCGGTTGCGCGCTTTATCAAATTACAATCCGATGGCATTTCATTTAAAAGCATCAAGGAAGCCTTTGCAGTCGAAGCCTTGACCAAGCAGTTCTACAACGACCTTTTTGCGTGGTATTTGTGGGCAAATGATGTAAAATCGAATGTGAGCTTCCCGAATGACACAAATATCGAAGACGATGACCGCGAAAAATTAGATGTAAAAATTATCCGCCTGATTACACGGCTGATGTTTGTGTGGTTTATCAAGCAGAAAAAACTCGTGCCCAACTGCATTTTTGACGAAACCTATTTGACAAGCATCTTAAAAAATTTTGATCCCGAATCGACAACCGATGGCACTTACTACAATGCGATTTTACAGAACCTGTTCTTTGCCACGTTAAACCGTGCGATTGTCGATGAAGAAGGCAACAAACGTGGCTTTGCCACAAATCAAGGCTACCGCGATGTCAAAACGCTTTACCGCTATGCAGAACTATTTAACATTTCGGAAAGCGAAGTAATAAAGCTGTTTTCGGAAGTACCATTTTTAAACGGTGGGCTTTTCGAATGCCAGGATAAAACAATCAAGCTCGATGGCGTAGAAAAATCCTATAACTTTGACGGTTTTAGCCGCAATAGTGAAAAATTCCGCGATGGTCGCTTTAAATGGAGAGCCGTTGTCCCGAACATTTTATTCTTTGAAAAAGAAAAAGGCTTGCTTTCGATTTTAAACCGCTACAACTTTACCATCGAAGAAAATTCGCCCAACGAACAGCAAGTAGCACTCGACCCTGAACTTTTGGGAAAAGTCTTTGAAAACTTGCTCGGAGCCTACAACCCCGAAACACAAGAAACCGCGCGCAAGGAAAGTGGTTCTTTCTATACGCCTCGCGAAGTCGTAAACTACATGGTCGACGAAAGCTTGCAGGCTTATTTAGGAGATTCCCCCGTTGTAAAATCGGTATTTGACGATGACTTTGAAAAAGATTCTAACTCAGAAAACGAATATAAAGCGATAGCAACAAAACTCCAAGCCATTAAAATTCTTGACCCAGCGTGCGGTTCGGGAGCATTCCCGATGGGACTTTTGAACCGAATGGTCGATATTTTGCAAAAGATTCACCCCCAAAAAAGCGTTTACGATTTAAAGCTTTCGATTATTGAAAACTGCATTTACGGAAGCGACATTCAATGCATTGCCGCCCAAATCAGTAAACTCCGGTTCTTTATTTCGCTGATTTGCGACTGCGAAAAAGATGCCACAAAGCCCAATTTTGGAATTCCGACTTTACCAAACTTGGAAACGCACTTTGTCGCTGCCGATTCGCTTTTGTCGATGAAAAAGCAAAAGAATCAAATCGAGCTTTTTGAAGACCCCGAAATCGAACCGACAAAGCAAAAGCTAAAAGAAATCAGGCACGAACATTTTTCGGCAAAGTCTGCTGCCGAAAAAATGCGCCTGCGCAAAGAAGACACCGAGCTGCGCAACAAATTGGCGAAGCTTTTAATCAAAAACCAAAGTTTTGCCCCCGACGACGCCAAGCAACTCGCCGGTTGGAACCCTTACGACCAAAATGCCGTGGCGGAATTTTTGGATCCTTCGTGGATGTTTGGCGTAAACGATGGCTTTGATATTGTAATTGGAAATCCACCGTATGTTCAGCTACAAAACAATGGCGGTGCACTTGCCAAGCAATATGAAAAAGAAAGTTATAAAGTCTTCGCAAAAACGGGCGATATTTATTGCCTGTTCTACGAACGCGGTGCCCAATTGTTAAAGCCGCACGGACACTTGTGTTTTATTACATCGAATAAATGGATGCGTGCTGGTTACGGCGAAAAAACGCGCGAATACTTTACCACGCAAACAAACCCCAAATTGCTTGTGGATTTTGCCGGCGTAAAAGTCTTTGAAAGTGCAACGGTTGACACAAACATTCTGCTCTTTGAAAAGGCTAAGAACGAGCACAAAACCATCTGCGCGGTAACTTCAAAAGAGAATAAAGACAGCATAAAAAATTTGAGCGTTTTTTTGAGCCAGAATTTCAGTGTAAACAGCTTTAATGGCTCAGATAGTTGGGTTATTCTTAGCCCGATAGAACAAAGTATTAAGGCAAAAATTGAGAAAGTAGGCACTCCATTAAAGGACTGGGACATCAATATCTATCGTGGCGTTCTTACCGGTTGTAATGAAGCATTTATTATTTCAACCGAAAAACGCAACGAAATCCTTGAAAACTGTAAAAATGAGGATGAGCGGAAACGCACGGCGGAACTAATTAGACCAATTCTTCGCGGACGCGATATTAAGCGTTATAGCTACGATTGGGCAAATTTGTGGTTAGTCTATATTCCCTGGCATTTTCCGTTGCATTTGGACAATTCTATTCAGGGGTGTTCAGAAAAAGCAGAAAAAGAATTTCAAAAACAATACCCAGCAATTTATAATCATTTGCTTGGATATAAGAAACAACTTTCAGCTAGAAATAAAGTAGAGACTGGTATTCGCTATGAGTGGTATGCCTTACAGCGGTGGGGCGCAAATTATTGGGAGGATTTTAGTAGGCCAAAATTGATTTATCCGAATATGACAAAATATCTACCATTTGTATATGACGATAAAAAATTTTTAACTAATCAAAAGTGTTTTATAGTAACAGGAAAAGACATTGAATTTCTAACAGCATTTTTAAATTCATCAATATTTAAGTATTGCTTCCGCGATGCTTTTCCTGAATTATTGGGAGGAACTAGGGAATTAAGCAAGATATTTTTTGATAAAATTCCAGTATTGCAAGTAACAGACAAAACTAATGAAAAATTTAAAGTTTTAATTAAAGATATTCAAAACGAATATACAGAACAAAAAGCAAAAGAAATTGATAAACAAATTTTTGAATTATACGGATTAAACGAAGGAGAAATCTATGCGATTACAAAATGA
- a CDS encoding helicase-related protein codes for MCNFHTFQAVVGYFRSSGYFKLRAEFENVKKIQILVGIDVDKLFRKQSEFFFGLKIDENAIREAYSKNFREEIKEANYDAETEKGILQFCDDICSGKLEIRIHKSKDLHAKFYLLLPENHTESSDGWVIMGSSNLSDSGLGTKDDNNRYELNVAMKDYDDVNYCKEEFQKLWADALPLSLDDMRNMKNQTHLTDELPTPYELYMKVLIDTFSLQVEDDFSMDLPDGVMKIRYQQDAVIQGYQMLLQHNGFILADVVGLGKTIVATMIAKRFIHENDNHHTKILVIYPPAVAKNWKDTFKRFNISNYAQFISNGSLSKILEGKDNFLEKEYFDLIIVDEAHNFRSGSALHYDELQKICKSPRRNRGKIFGPKKVMLLSATPLNNKPDDIKNLLLLFQDAHYSTIEGVQNLDTTFAPWIKEYNNIMKERRKDESNADFAARTDALYEEIRTKIIDKVTVRRTRNNIKNVPAYKADLGKQKIVFPEILPPKSLEYELKNGLNELFYDTMFILTDTKTIDNPEGKGLHYARYRAIEFLVGKAKAKYNHPENIAATLMGVYRVHMVKRLESSFEAFKKSLHTLLKITEDMIRMFQEDKVFIASELKIKDKIDKGWELDQIIEYAMEQGFNIEDIVYKASDFNPEFVKMLEEDVERLSDLCSKWDAVQEDPKLDLFIQKIKSEFFKKVNNPTGKLVIFSESVDTVNYLTDAIQKKLNRNDVINICASNRKANQEILRTCFDANVPKEEQSNAFNIVITSDVLAEGVNLHRANVIINYDSPWNATRLMQRIGRVNRIGSVADKIYNYMFYPSHQGDEQIHLYSNALIKLQGFHSALGEDTQIYSREELVREFQLFNPEITDNVDRSLKLLEEVRELFQKDRGLYNKIKNLPMKSRTVRDIENCAAQKVQTQSTLVFLSSPKKVEYYLVNQNEVSNVAFLDAMDMMRADVSEKPEPMRKAESFHYTQVNLATQQYKTESNEQVHPDSMNARKNDPTTSKALSYIRALMRALSQYSDIKEKLEVLRQLVEQGTYAQLRTKLNKFAKDESKEHINASEAEKRRIEFIDKLYKEYSSSEEISKEESNEPIKPKIIVSESFI; via the coding sequence ATGTGCAACTTTCATACATTCCAAGCGGTGGTCGGGTATTTTAGGTCTTCGGGCTATTTCAAGCTCCGCGCTGAATTTGAAAATGTGAAAAAAATTCAAATTCTCGTAGGGATAGATGTCGATAAATTATTTAGAAAGCAGTCGGAATTTTTCTTTGGATTAAAGATTGATGAAAATGCCATTCGCGAAGCATACTCCAAAAATTTCAGGGAAGAAATAAAAGAAGCCAATTACGACGCCGAAACCGAAAAGGGCATTTTGCAATTTTGCGACGATATTTGTAGCGGCAAATTGGAAATTCGCATTCACAAGTCCAAGGATTTGCATGCCAAGTTTTATTTGCTGCTCCCCGAAAACCATACCGAAAGTTCCGACGGCTGGGTGATTATGGGTTCATCAAATCTTTCAGATTCGGGACTTGGCACCAAGGATGATAACAATCGCTATGAATTGAATGTCGCGATGAAAGATTACGACGATGTCAATTATTGTAAGGAAGAATTTCAAAAACTTTGGGCAGACGCCTTGCCGCTATCGCTAGACGATATGCGGAATATGAAAAACCAGACGCACCTGACCGACGAATTGCCAACTCCATACGAACTTTACATGAAGGTTTTAATCGACACATTCAGCTTGCAGGTTGAAGATGATTTTTCGATGGATTTACCCGATGGAGTCATGAAGATTCGCTACCAGCAAGATGCGGTCATTCAAGGCTACCAAATGCTTTTGCAGCATAACGGTTTCATTCTTGCCGATGTGGTGGGTCTTGGAAAAACGATTGTCGCCACGATGATTGCGAAGCGTTTTATTCACGAAAACGACAACCACCACACCAAAATTTTAGTCATTTACCCCCCTGCCGTTGCCAAAAACTGGAAGGATACTTTTAAACGCTTTAACATTTCAAACTACGCCCAATTTATAAGCAACGGAAGCTTAAGCAAAATCCTTGAAGGAAAGGATAACTTTTTAGAAAAAGAATACTTTGACTTAATCATCGTCGATGAAGCGCACAATTTCCGCAGTGGCTCTGCCTTACATTACGATGAACTCCAAAAGATTTGCAAGTCGCCTAGGAGAAATCGCGGCAAAATCTTCGGACCCAAAAAGGTGATGCTCCTTTCGGCAACGCCGTTAAACAACAAGCCCGACGACATCAAAAATCTGCTTTTGCTCTTCCAGGACGCCCACTATTCAACAATTGAAGGCGTCCAAAATCTCGACACGACCTTTGCTCCGTGGATTAAGGAATACAATAACATTATGAAGGAGCGTCGAAAAGACGAAAGCAACGCAGACTTTGCCGCACGCACCGATGCCCTTTACGAAGAAATCCGCACGAAAATCATCGATAAGGTAACGGTTCGAAGAACGAGAAATAACATTAAAAATGTGCCTGCCTACAAGGCGGACTTGGGCAAACAAAAAATTGTCTTCCCCGAAATTTTACCGCCAAAATCCTTGGAATACGAGTTAAAAAACGGTTTAAATGAATTGTTTTATGACACGATGTTTATTTTGACCGATACGAAAACGATTGATAATCCCGAAGGAAAAGGTTTACATTATGCGCGCTACCGAGCGATTGAATTTTTAGTGGGCAAAGCAAAAGCAAAGTATAACCACCCCGAAAATATCGCAGCTACTTTGATGGGAGTTTACCGAGTCCATATGGTCAAACGACTCGAAAGCAGCTTTGAAGCGTTTAAAAAATCACTGCATACCTTATTAAAAATTACAGAAGATATGATTCGCATGTTTCAAGAAGACAAAGTCTTTATCGCATCCGAATTAAAGATTAAAGACAAAATCGATAAGGGGTGGGAGCTCGATCAAATTATTGAATATGCGATGGAGCAAGGATTCAATATTGAAGATATTGTCTATAAAGCGTCCGATTTTAACCCAGAATTTGTGAAGATGCTTGAAGAAGATGTCGAAAGGCTTTCGGATTTGTGCTCTAAATGGGATGCGGTTCAAGAAGACCCGAAGCTCGACTTGTTTATTCAAAAAATCAAGTCCGAATTTTTTAAAAAAGTGAACAACCCGACAGGAAAACTCGTCATATTCTCGGAAAGCGTGGATACCGTCAACTATTTGACGGACGCCATTCAAAAGAAACTCAATAGAAACGATGTCATTAACATTTGCGCAAGCAATCGCAAAGCAAATCAAGAAATTCTTCGAACTTGCTTTGACGCAAACGTTCCCAAAGAAGAACAATCTAATGCATTCAACATCGTCATTACTTCTGATGTTTTGGCAGAAGGCGTGAACCTGCACCGCGCAAACGTGATTATCAATTACGATTCCCCTTGGAATGCGACAAGGCTCATGCAGCGCATCGGGCGTGTAAACCGTATCGGTTCTGTTGCGGATAAAATTTACAACTACATGTTTTACCCTTCGCACCAAGGCGACGAACAAATCCACCTTTACAGTAATGCTTTAATTAAACTGCAAGGATTCCATTCGGCTTTGGGCGAAGACACGCAAATTTATTCACGCGAAGAACTCGTGCGCGAATTCCAGCTTTTTAACCCCGAAATCACCGACAATGTCGACAGAAGCTTAAAGCTTTTGGAAGAAGTCCGAGAATTATTCCAAAAAGACCGCGGTTTATACAATAAGATTAAAAACTTGCCGATGAAAAGCCGCACTGTGCGAGACATCGAAAATTGCGCTGCCCAAAAAGTGCAAACGCAGTCGACTCTTGTCTTTTTATCGTCGCCCAAAAAAGTGGAATACTACTTGGTGAACCAAAATGAAGTTTCGAACGTTGCCTTTTTAGATGCAATGGATATGATGCGCGCCGATGTTTCTGAAAAGCCAGAGCCGATGCGCAAAGCAGAAAGTTTCCATTATACACAAGTCAATTTGGCAACCCAGCAGTATAAAACAGAATCAAATGAGCAAGTACATCCCGATTCGATGAACGCCCGCAAAAACGACCCGACGACATCGAAAGCATTGAGTTACATTCGAGCCCTAATGCGTGCCCTTTCTCAGTATTCCGACATCAAGGAAAAACTAGAAGTGTTGCGGCAACTTGTTGAACAGGGAACGTATGCCCAGCTGCGAACGAAACTGAATAAGTTTGCCAAAGACGAATCCAAAGAGCATATCAATGCAAGCGAAGCGGAAAAACGCCGCATCGAATTTATCGATAAGCTTTACAAGGAATATTCTTCGAGCGAAGAAATTTCAAAAGAAGAATCGAACGAACCCATTAAACCGAAAATCATCGTTTCGGAATCATTTATCTAA
- the dusA gene encoding tRNA dihydrouridine(20/20a) synthase DusA has protein sequence MDSSALQFHRRLSIAPMLDFTDRHERYFLRLLSKHVLLYTEMIVANALLHAAEKFIQRNAEENPVAVQLGGSDPKMLAECAKIVEDAGFDEVNLNCGCPSERVQCGSFGAILMKNKNLVAECVQAMQSQVKIPVTVKTRLGVDDLTSFEFFEDFIDTVHAAGCNTFIIHARTARLRGYSPKENREKPAIQYESVYRLKEERPELNISINGDIKNLEQAKEHLKRVDGVMMGRAVYANPWMLHSADAEIFGKENSAPETREELLELFTPYVEKELAAGCPLSILVKHLFGLFAGLPGGRKYRQILSEGAAQGAGAEILKKAISAVQSAQE, from the coding sequence ATGGATTCTTCTGCGCTTCAATTTCATCGGCGGCTTTCGATTGCGCCGATGCTCGATTTTACGGATAGGCATGAACGGTATTTTTTGCGGTTGCTTTCGAAGCATGTTTTGCTTTATACTGAGATGATTGTGGCGAATGCGCTTTTGCATGCGGCGGAAAAATTTATCCAGCGGAACGCCGAAGAAAATCCGGTTGCGGTGCAGCTCGGCGGAAGCGATCCGAAGATGCTTGCGGAATGCGCAAAAATTGTCGAAGACGCGGGATTTGATGAAGTCAATTTGAATTGCGGATGCCCTTCGGAACGCGTACAATGCGGTTCGTTCGGCGCAATCTTGATGAAGAATAAAAATCTCGTCGCCGAATGCGTGCAAGCGATGCAATCGCAAGTGAAAATTCCTGTCACCGTGAAAACGCGCTTGGGCGTAGACGATCTCACATCCTTTGAATTCTTCGAAGATTTCATCGATACTGTGCACGCTGCGGGATGCAACACATTTATTATTCATGCGCGGACGGCGCGCTTGCGCGGTTACTCACCCAAAGAAAATCGAGAAAAGCCCGCGATTCAATACGAATCCGTTTATCGATTAAAAGAAGAACGGCCGGAATTAAATATCAGCATTAACGGCGACATCAAAAATTTAGAACAAGCTAAAGAGCATTTGAAACGCGTCGATGGCGTGATGATGGGGCGCGCGGTTTATGCGAATCCGTGGATGTTACATTCAGCGGATGCAGAAATTTTTGGCAAAGAAAATTCCGCTCCCGAAACGCGCGAAGAATTGCTCGAACTTTTTACGCCTTACGTTGAGAAAGAACTCGCTGCGGGTTGTCCGCTTTCCATTTTGGTGAAGCATCTTTTCGGACTTTTCGCAGGGCTTCCGGGCGGACGCAAGTATCGGCAAATTTTGTCCGAAGGGGCTGCGCAAGGAGCGGGCGCTGAAATTTTAAAGAAGGCGATTAGCGCTGTCCAATCGGCGCAGGAATAA
- a CDS encoding PorV/PorQ family protein → MIFLKKSLTFLLTMLIFASSASAYFKKNDSGEEAFAFLGSFFSARSAAMENANAAMPSSNPGDVLQNPAVIVLDSNHRNAVAFSWQTGEFADNQGYLAYARRFGSMVVQASYGWIRYGDVDGYDDAGNETGDTYHPQSSVTSLTLALPLPHFQFGSTIKFATDLLSGESDDQTAMALAFDWGILWQSSSRKFGFGLAAKNFGKMLRAYVKDGDTDYGLEETFDISGFYIPGMLPRLTVHAKSTFPRYAEPALSLGAEYAIGTSLFARLGFSRTWLDLSRDAKEIFSSNDRPDETNDARLFSAGLGYASNRFSLDYAFSYLAQDLGTEHRVALGLKF, encoded by the coding sequence ATGATTTTTTTAAAAAAAAGTTTGACTTTTTTACTTACAATGCTCATTTTTGCGAGTTCAGCCTCGGCTTACTTCAAAAAAAATGACTCTGGCGAAGAAGCATTCGCCTTTTTAGGCTCTTTTTTCAGTGCGCGAAGCGCAGCAATGGAAAACGCAAACGCAGCAATGCCTTCTTCAAATCCGGGCGACGTACTACAAAACCCCGCCGTTATCGTTCTCGATTCCAATCATCGGAATGCCGTTGCCTTTTCGTGGCAAACCGGAGAATTTGCCGATAACCAAGGCTATCTCGCTTACGCACGGCGCTTCGGTTCGATGGTCGTACAAGCGAGCTACGGCTGGATTCGCTACGGAGACGTCGATGGCTACGACGACGCGGGGAACGAAACCGGCGACACTTATCATCCGCAGAGTTCGGTCACCTCTCTCACTCTTGCGCTTCCGCTTCCCCACTTTCAATTCGGTTCGACGATTAAATTTGCAACCGATCTTTTATCGGGCGAATCCGACGACCAGACTGCGATGGCTCTCGCTTTTGATTGGGGAATTCTTTGGCAGTCGTCTTCTCGTAAATTCGGCTTCGGTTTAGCAGCGAAAAATTTTGGAAAAATGCTCCGCGCTTATGTAAAAGACGGCGACACCGATTACGGCTTAGAAGAAACCTTTGACATTTCGGGATTTTACATTCCGGGAATGCTTCCGCGTTTAACGGTTCACGCCAAATCGACCTTTCCACGATACGCAGAACCCGCGCTTTCTTTGGGCGCAGAATATGCCATCGGCACTAGTCTCTTTGCGCGTCTCGGTTTTTCGCGGACGTGGCTCGACCTTTCCCGCGATGCGAAAGAAATTTTTTCTTCGAACGATCGCCCCGACGAAACCAATGACGCTCGCCTTTTCAGCGCGGGCTTAGGTTATGCGAGCAATCGCTTTTCTCTCGACTACGCCTTTTCGTATCTCGCACAAGATTTGGGAACAGAACATCGCGTAGCACTCGGACTTAAATTCTAA